The DNA window GTTCAGGACGGTGCCGCCGTCACGGGGTGTCAACCGGAATCGCCACTTCGCGGCGGGGTCGTCGGGTTCGCCGACAGCCCAGGCGAATTCGCGCGGCTGATCGCAGGCGACGATCTGCGAGGTGCTGCTCCATTGCCCGAAAGCGTCGTGCTCGTTGTGTCCGATGAAGCGGGCGCCGACCCGCGGGCCGTCGGATCCCTCGGCCCATTCCACCGCCTTCAGCTCGCTGCTGAACGCCGGCATCAGCGCGATATCCGAGACCAAGCTCCAGACCCGGTCCGCGTCCGCGTCGATCCACGTCGACGCTTCCACTGTCGGGGTGTCCGCATACCGCGCGCCGGTCCATTCCACGGACCTCATTGTGCCCCTGTCCCGGCGCGAGGCAATGCCCGGACCGCGTGGATTCAGGCGGCGACCGGCTCAGACTCGGTGGCCTTGTCGGCGCTGGCTTTGGGCACCCACGAATCTGGGAAGGTCAGCCGGACGATCTTGCGCACGACGGTGCCGAACTGGCGCAGCAGCGGACCGCGGTTGTACGGAATGCCGTAGCGTTCGCAGATCTCCTGCACCTCGGGCGCGATCTCGGAGTAGCGGCGCGCCGGCACGTCGGGGAAGAGGTGGTGCTCGATCTGGTGCGACAGGTTGCCGGATAGCAGGTGAAAGAGCTTGCCACCGGTGAGGTTTGCCGAGCCGAGGACCTGGCGGAAGTACCACATGCCGCGTGACTCGTCCTTGGTTTCCTCGACGGTGAATTCCTGTGTCCCGTCCGGGAAGTGGCCGCAGAAGATGATCATGTACGACCACACGTTGCGCATCAGGTTAGCCGTCAGGTTGCCGGTGAAGACGAACGGCGCAAACGGTCCGGCCAGCAGCGGGAAGGCGACGTAGTCCTTGAGGGCCTGCCGACGGGTCTTGCGCCAGATGGCCCGAAGGACTTCGCGCTTGTCCTCGAGCCGGATCTCGCCGGAGCGGATGCGCTCGGTTTCCAGCTCGTGCAGCGCGACGCCGTACTGGAACAACACCATCAGCAGGAATGCGTAGAGCGGGTTGCCGATGAAGTACGGCTCCCAGGGCTGGTCCTCGCTCATCCGCAGGATGCCGTAGCCGATGTCGCGGTCCATGCCCACGATGTTGGTGTGGGTGTGGTGCATGTAGTTGTGCGAGTGCCGCCACTGATCGGCCGGGCACGCCGTGTCCCATTCGAAGGCGCGGCCGGAGATGGCCGGGTCACGCATCCAGTCGTACTGGCCGTGCATGATGTTGTGCCCGATCTCCATGTTGTCCAGGATCTTCGACAGGCCCAGCATGGTGGTGCCCAGCAGCCAGGCCGGCGGCAGAAATAACAACGCCCGGCCACCGACTTCAAGCGCACGCTGGGTCTTGATGACCCGGCGGATGTAGTCGGCGTCCTGTTCGCCGAGTTCTGCCATCACGCGTTCCTTGATGGCATCGAGTTCACGGCCGAACGCGTCGGCCTGTTCGGGTGTGAGGGTGATCTTGTCGTTCGACATTGCTTGTCCTCCAAGCGTTTCTGTGGGCTGGGCGGCTTGTCGCTACAGCGACAGGTCCACGTCACCGACCGGAACGGACACACAGATCTGCACGTCCTCATCGGGAGCGGTCGAGACCGCGCCGGTGACCAGGTTTCGCACGGTACCGGCGGTTTTGCGCCGCGTGCAGGTGTGGCATATGCCCATCCGGCATCCGTTTTCGGGAGACAGTCCCGCCGACTCGGCCTGTTCCAACAGCGACCGTCCGTCGTCGACGACGCCGACACCACTGTCGGCGAACGTCACCCGTCCGCCCGACGGAGTTGCCGGTGCATCGAACACGGGCGGCACAAAGCTTTCGGTGTAGACGTTGTCGCAGTGCGCTTGCACGGCTTCGACCAGAGCCGGTGGCCCGCAGACGAATACCGCATCGGGTGACGGCATCGCGGTGGCTAGGTGCTCCGGGCCGAAACGTCCGGCGAGGTCGCCGTCGTCGGATCGGGTGTAGCCGTGCAGCACCCGCACCGAGGACATCGCGGCCAGCTCGTTGCGGTAGCAGGCCTCGGCGGGCGTGCGTGCGTAGTGGATGAACGCGATCTCGCCCGGATGGCCCTGGGAGATCAAGGTGCGCGCCATCGACAGCACGGGGGTGATACCGCTTCCCCCGGAGATGAAGAGGATGCGCCGCGGGCCGCGCGGTCCGCCGGCCGGCAATGTGAAGTCGCCGCCGGTACCCGTCAGACCGACCACCATGCCGCGGTGGGCGTGTTCGTACAGATAGTTCGAGACCAGGCCGCCCTCGTGCCGGCCGATGGTCAGCTCGAGGGTGGCCGCGCCTTCGACGTTGGCGGGCGAATAGCAGCGGGTGTGCCGGCGGCCGTCGATCTCGACGGTGAGGTTGACGTACTGGCCGGCCTTGAGGGTGTAAGCGGACAGGAAGGTGTCGTTGGGGGTCAGGGTGAGGGTCACACTGCGTGGGGTGGTCCGGCGTACGTCGGTCACTTTGGCGCGGGCTTCGCCCAGCGTCCACGTCGGCGCCACGAGTTCGGTGTAACGGTCGACGCCGTGCGGACCGGTCAGCAGGTTTAATAGCTCTGAACCCAAGACGCGCTGCCGGAGGGTCCTCGCGAGAACTCGACCGGAAACTTGAGCGGTTTGAGTGAACATATGTACACTGTGCGACTGGAACGGCCAACTCGTCAAGGGTTTACTGCCGCTCTGTGGTAGGGTTCACATAGTGAACAGCCGTACTCCCAGCTCACGGGCGCGGGGCTCTGGCCGCGAACGCTCACGCGAGAGCCAGTCGCGTGAGGAGCGCAAGGAGGCGACCCGCCGGGCCATTATCGCCGCGGCGCTCAAGCTCCTGCAGGACCGCAGCTTCTCCAGCCTGAGCCTGCGCGAGGTGACCCGGGAGGTCGGGATCGTTCCGGCGGCGTTTTACCGGCATTTCGAATCGATGGAGGCCCTCGGCCTGGTCCTGATCGACGAGTCCTTCCGAAGTCTGCGTGACACCCTGCGTGATGCGCGTGCCGGCAAGCTCGACCCGAACCGGGTGATCGAGTCGTCCGTCGAGATCCTGGTCGCCAGCGTCGCCGACAGGCGCGAACACTGGCGGCTGATCGGCCGCGAACGCAACAGCGGCCTGTCGGTGCTGCGGTATGCCATTCGCACCGAGATCCGGCTGATCACCTCCGAGCTGGCCACCGACCTGGCGCGATTCCCCGGGCTGAACAAGTGGACCACCGAGGATCTCAACGTGCTGGCGACCCTGTTCGTCAACGCCATGATCGTCGTCGCGGAGGCCATCGAGGATTCGCAGAGCATCGAGGCGACCGAAGACATCCGCCGGCTCGCCGTCAAGCAGCTGAGGATGATCGCCACCGGCATCGCCGGCTGGCAGAGCACACCCTGATCGCGTCGGCTGCAGTAAACAGCCGAGCACTGACTTACTCGTCGACGACGTCGTAGAGCGAGTCGCCGTCTTCGGGCGTGCCGTCCACCTGGCCCCGGTGGGCGCGCCGGGGTCCGTCGTCGACCGGCTCCATGGCATCGGGAACGTCGGGCTCTTCGGCCGCCAGCCGTGCGTCGAGGGACTCACCCTCGCGTTCTTCCCGGGCCGTCACGCCGAACCGGTTGGCCTCGCTCCAGTCCTCGGGCGGGTCGACCACGATGTCGCCGTCGTCGTTGCGCAATTCGTCCGAGTCGGTACCTTCGCTCGGGTTCAAGGTGTCACCCGGCCCGCCCTCTTCGGGAAAGTCCGCGGGATCCACCAGCTCGTCGGCCTGTGGGTCATCGCTCATGCCAGGACGATTGCCCGCCGCGTCGGGGGGCTAAACGCGGGCGGAGGGCGATTCCGTCAAGCCGCTACCGGGGCGGGCGCCACATGGCCCACAGGCTCGGACCGCCGTCCGGCAGCACCAGCTCGCGGGTGACGCTGAAGCCGAAACGCTCATAGTAGGGCACATTTTCGGGCTTGCTCGACTCGAGATAGGCCGGACAGTATTCGGCGTCGCAGCGATCCAGGCGCGACCTCATCAGCGCCTGACCGAATCCCGTGCCGCGGACCCCGGGATCGCTGCCGATCACGGCGAGGTACCAGTGCGGTTCCTCCGGGTGCACGCTCTTCATCAATTCCTGCACCGCGCGTCCGCGCATCGAGCGGATGCCGAACACCCGCATGAACGTCGGTGTCATCGCCAGCTGCCCACCGGTCGTCTCTCGCCACTGGTCGGGCGGATCCCACAGCGCCGCCGCGCCGATACCCTCATCCGCGTACGCCACCTCCACACCGCCGCGACCGAGGTGGTGGTGGCGCGTCATTGTGGCGAACAACCGGGACAGGTGCGCGGTCCGCTTGTCGTGATCGGGAATCAGCCAGATCATCACCGGGTCGTCGTAGAACGCGCGGGCCAGGGTGCGCGACAGCGCGCGGACGTCGCCTCTGACTGCCGGGCGCACGTGCGGGGTCACCTGTGCCAGGCTAGTGGGTATGACACACCGCCTGGTGGGTATGCCCACCCGGTGACCGGCATCTCGCGGCGAGTATTCGCGCGGGCGGCGGCCGGCGCGGGCGTGCTCGGGTCCGTCGGTCTGGCGGACGGATGCGCGAAACCGGCTGGCGACCACAACAAATCCAGCGGCCCACCGACGCCGGCGGGCAAGGGCGTTGGCCTCGTCCTCTCGCACGAGCAGTTCCGCACCGATCGGCTGGTGGCACAGGCTCAGGCGGCCGAACAGGCCGGCTTTCAATACGTCTGGGCCAGCGACCACATTCAGCCGTGGCAGGACAACGAGGGCCATGCGATGTTTCCGTGGTTGACGCTGGCGCTGGTCGGCAACAACACCAGCCGCGTCTCATTCGGCACCGGGGTGACCTGCCCGACCTACCGCTACCACCCCGCCACGGTCGCCCAGGCATTCGCCTCCCTGGCGATCCTCGACCCGGGCAGGGTGTTTCTGGGTGTGGGCACCGGCGAGCGGCTCAATGAACAGGCCACCACCAACACCTACGGGAACTACACCGAGCGCCACGACCGGCTGGTCGAAGCGATCGACCTCATCCGCCAACTGTGGAGCGGTTCGCG is part of the Mycobacterium mantenii genome and encodes:
- a CDS encoding ferredoxin reductase translates to MFTQTAQVSGRVLARTLRQRVLGSELLNLLTGPHGVDRYTELVAPTWTLGEARAKVTDVRRTTPRSVTLTLTPNDTFLSAYTLKAGQYVNLTVEIDGRRHTRCYSPANVEGAATLELTIGRHEGGLVSNYLYEHAHRGMVVGLTGTGGDFTLPAGGPRGPRRILFISGGSGITPVLSMARTLISQGHPGEIAFIHYARTPAEACYRNELAAMSSVRVLHGYTRSDDGDLAGRFGPEHLATAMPSPDAVFVCGPPALVEAVQAHCDNVYTESFVPPVFDAPATPSGGRVTFADSGVGVVDDGRSLLEQAESAGLSPENGCRMGICHTCTRRKTAGTVRNLVTGAVSTAPDEDVQICVSVPVGDVDLSL
- a CDS encoding F420-dependent hydroxymycolic acid dehydrogenase is translated as MTGISRRVFARAAAGAGVLGSVGLADGCAKPAGDHNKSSGPPTPAGKGVGLVLSHEQFRTDRLVAQAQAAEQAGFQYVWASDHIQPWQDNEGHAMFPWLTLALVGNNTSRVSFGTGVTCPTYRYHPATVAQAFASLAILDPGRVFLGVGTGERLNEQATTNTYGNYTERHDRLVEAIDLIRQLWSGSRISFSGRYFQTNSLKLYDVPTTPPPIFVAAGGPKSAKLAGQHGDGWITQAHDVTNPKLLAAFAAGAQAAGRDVATLGKRAELFAVVGDAAVATRAATLWRFTAGAVDQPNPVEIQRAAEINPIDKVLAGWTVGTDPATHVDAVQRVLDAGAVPFLHFPQDDPLAAIEFYRANVLPKLR
- a CDS encoding TetR family transcriptional regulator, which gives rise to MNSRTPSSRARGSGRERSRESQSREERKEATRRAIIAAALKLLQDRSFSSLSLREVTREVGIVPAAFYRHFESMEALGLVLIDESFRSLRDTLRDARAGKLDPNRVIESSVEILVASVADRREHWRLIGRERNSGLSVLRYAIRTEIRLITSELATDLARFPGLNKWTTEDLNVLATLFVNAMIVVAEAIEDSQSIEATEDIRRLAVKQLRMIATGIAGWQSTP
- a CDS encoding GNAT family N-acetyltransferase, which gives rise to MTPHVRPAVRGDVRALSRTLARAFYDDPVMIWLIPDHDKRTAHLSRLFATMTRHHHLGRGGVEVAYADEGIGAAALWDPPDQWRETTGGQLAMTPTFMRVFGIRSMRGRAVQELMKSVHPEEPHWYLAVIGSDPGVRGTGFGQALMRSRLDRCDAEYCPAYLESSKPENVPYYERFGFSVTRELVLPDGGPSLWAMWRPPR
- a CDS encoding SRPBCC family protein, which encodes MRSVEWTGARYADTPTVEASTWIDADADRVWSLVSDIALMPAFSSELKAVEWAEGSDGPRVGARFIGHNEHDAFGQWSSTSQIVACDQPREFAWAVGEPDDPAAKWRFRLTPRDGGTVLNYWMQMGPGRSGLSVALESMPDKEQKIVFVRLREFEGAIEKTLVAIKRLAEHGVH
- a CDS encoding fatty acid desaturase family protein, which encodes MSNDKITLTPEQADAFGRELDAIKERVMAELGEQDADYIRRVIKTQRALEVGGRALLFLPPAWLLGTTMLGLSKILDNMEIGHNIMHGQYDWMRDPAISGRAFEWDTACPADQWRHSHNYMHHTHTNIVGMDRDIGYGILRMSEDQPWEPYFIGNPLYAFLLMVLFQYGVALHELETERIRSGEIRLEDKREVLRAIWRKTRRQALKDYVAFPLLAGPFAPFVFTGNLTANLMRNVWSYMIIFCGHFPDGTQEFTVEETKDESRGMWYFRQVLGSANLTGGKLFHLLSGNLSHQIEHHLFPDVPARRYSEIAPEVQEICERYGIPYNRGPLLRQFGTVVRKIVRLTFPDSWVPKASADKATESEPVAA